In a genomic window of Leisingera caerulea DSM 24564:
- the purM gene encoding phosphoribosylformylglycinamidine cyclo-ligase, protein MTSGKNGLTYADAGVDIDAGNALVDRIKPAAKRTNRPGVASGLGGFGALFDLKAAGYNDPILVGATDGVGTKLRIAIDTGVVDGVGIDLVAMCVNDLVCQGAEPLFFLDYFATGKLETDVAARIIEGIAEGCVRSGCALIGGETAEMPGMYPEGDFDLAGFAVGAMERGTALPEGVAEGDVLLGLASDGVHSNGYSLVRKLVEVSGLGWDADCPFGEGSLGEALLTPTRLYVKQCLAAVRAGGVHALAHITGGGLTENLPRVLPEDLGADIDLNAWNLPPVFKWMAETGGIAEAEMLKTFNCGIGMILSVSADRADELVQVLEAEGETVARLGTVTKGAGMRYAGKLL, encoded by the coding sequence ATGACCAGCGGCAAGAACGGCCTGACCTATGCAGACGCAGGTGTGGACATTGATGCGGGCAACGCCCTGGTCGACCGGATCAAACCGGCCGCCAAGCGCACCAACCGCCCCGGCGTGGCCAGCGGGCTGGGCGGATTTGGCGCCCTGTTCGATCTGAAAGCCGCCGGTTACAACGACCCGATCCTGGTGGGGGCAACCGATGGTGTCGGCACCAAGCTGCGGATTGCCATCGACACAGGCGTGGTGGACGGCGTCGGCATCGACCTGGTGGCGATGTGTGTCAATGACTTGGTCTGCCAAGGTGCCGAGCCGTTGTTCTTCCTCGACTATTTCGCCACCGGCAAGCTGGAAACCGATGTGGCGGCCCGCATTATCGAGGGCATCGCCGAGGGCTGCGTGCGCTCCGGTTGCGCGCTGATCGGTGGTGAGACCGCGGAAATGCCCGGCATGTATCCAGAGGGCGACTTTGACCTTGCAGGCTTTGCCGTTGGTGCGATGGAACGCGGCACCGCGCTGCCCGAAGGCGTGGCAGAGGGCGACGTGCTGCTGGGGCTGGCCTCTGACGGTGTGCATTCCAATGGCTATTCTCTGGTGCGCAAGCTGGTCGAGGTCTCCGGCCTGGGCTGGGACGCAGATTGCCCGTTCGGCGAGGGTTCCCTGGGCGAAGCGCTGCTGACCCCGACGCGCCTATATGTAAAACAGTGCCTGGCGGCGGTGCGGGCAGGGGGCGTGCATGCGCTGGCCCATATCACCGGCGGCGGGTTGACCGAAAACCTGCCCCGCGTGCTGCCCGAAGATCTGGGTGCCGATATCGACTTGAACGCCTGGAACCTGCCGCCCGTGTTCAAATGGATGGCAGAAACCGGCGGCATTGCCGAAGCGGAAATGCTGAAGACCTTCAACTGCGGCATCGGCATGATCCTGTCCGTCTCCGCGGACCGCGCCGATGAGCTGGTGCAGGTTCTGGAAGCCGAGGGCGAGACCGTTGCCCGCCTGGGCACCGTCACCAAAGGCGCCGGTATGCGCTATGCGGGCAAGCTGCTGTGA
- the purN gene encoding phosphoribosylglycinamide formyltransferase, with product MSHKKVAILISGGGSNMVSLLDSMTEDHPARPCLVLSNNADAGGLAKAAAAGVATAVVDHRPFNGDREAFEAELVKPIFEVGADIVCLAGFMRVLTAGFVSQFEGRMLNIHPSLLPKYKGLHTHARALEAGDAEHGCTVHEVTPRLDDGPVLGQARVPVLPGDTPDTLAARVLVQEHKLYPAVLRRFAAGDKTPVQLA from the coding sequence GTGAGCCACAAAAAGGTCGCGATCCTGATTTCCGGCGGCGGCTCCAACATGGTGTCGCTGCTGGATAGCATGACCGAGGACCATCCGGCACGGCCCTGTCTGGTCCTGTCTAACAACGCCGATGCCGGGGGGCTGGCCAAGGCCGCCGCCGCAGGCGTGGCCACCGCCGTGGTGGATCACCGCCCCTTCAACGGCGACCGCGAGGCCTTTGAGGCCGAACTGGTGAAGCCAATCTTCGAGGTGGGCGCTGACATCGTCTGTCTGGCCGGGTTCATGCGGGTTCTGACCGCGGGCTTTGTGTCGCAGTTCGAAGGCCGGATGCTGAACATCCACCCGTCGCTGCTGCCCAAATACAAGGGCCTCCACACACACGCCCGCGCCTTGGAGGCAGGCGACGCTGAGCACGGCTGCACCGTGCATGAGGTGACACCGCGTCTGGACGACGGCCCGGTTCTGGGTCAGGCCCGGGTGCCGGTTCTGCCCGGCGACACGCCGGACACGCTGGCGGCGCGGGTGCTGGTGCAAGAGCACAAGCTGTACCCGGCCGTGCTGCGCCGCTTTGCCGCTGGCGACAAGACTCCGGTTCAACTGGCCTAG